One part of the Sphingobacterium sp. LZ7M1 genome encodes these proteins:
- a CDS encoding DUF3108 domain-containing protein: protein MKRFISLIVFSVFLMTTVIGQTLPYLKEPTFKPGEILKYKLRYGFISAATGTLSVQESKYSFGINDAIHLSAFGQTSGAFSKFYTVKNQYDSYIDQSNFLPILYTENIRENNYRRVEYATFDHKTKKVKGKKGTFTSPTQQTFDLVSAYYFSRNLDFSGLKSGDKFKITYFLNDEVAQLGVEYIGVEKVKSVLGELECIKLSPEISPGRIFKKSSRLYLWVTNDGNRIPVKAQVEILIGSVTMDLVSADGLKYPLGKRVSYSK from the coding sequence ATGAAAAGATTTATTTCATTAATTGTATTCAGTGTTTTTTTGATGACTACGGTCATTGGACAAACGCTACCCTATTTAAAAGAACCTACTTTCAAGCCCGGCGAAATATTAAAATATAAGCTTAGATATGGTTTTATTTCGGCAGCAACTGGAACACTTTCAGTTCAGGAGTCAAAATATAGTTTTGGGATCAACGATGCTATCCATTTGTCGGCCTTTGGGCAGACCTCTGGAGCATTTTCCAAATTTTACACGGTCAAGAACCAGTATGATTCCTATATAGATCAGTCCAACTTCCTTCCTATTCTCTATACCGAGAATATCAGGGAGAACAACTATCGTAGGGTAGAATATGCGACATTTGATCATAAGACCAAGAAGGTAAAGGGTAAAAAAGGTACTTTCACCAGTCCGACCCAGCAGACTTTTGATTTGGTATCTGCATATTATTTTTCCAGGAACCTAGATTTTTCAGGCTTAAAGTCTGGCGATAAATTTAAGATCACTTACTTTTTGAACGATGAGGTTGCACAGCTTGGTGTTGAGTATATTGGGGTTGAAAAGGTAAAGTCGGTATTGGGAGAACTTGAATGTATCAAGCTTAGTCCAGAAATATCTCCAGGAAGAATCTTTAAAAAGAGCAGTCGTTTGTATCTTTGGGTTACCAATGATGGCAATCGTATACCTGTGAAGGCTCAAGTGGAAATCTTGATTGGATCAGTGACTATGGATTTAGTGAGTGCAGATGGTCTAAAGTATCCATTGGGCAAG
- a CDS encoding DUF2480 family protein, protein MDIQENIINKVAQSGLITIDLAEHAPKAAIEIYDIKDNLFHGLILKEKDFREFIKTHDWTQYKDKHIGIICSADAIVPTWAYMLLSTKLADQALSIHFGDEDYVRKILFDHALSTLDYSQYQDQRIVVKGCGDIPVPESAFVTFTTQLSKVAKSVMYGEPCSTVPVFKRKS, encoded by the coding sequence ATGGACATTCAAGAAAACATAATAAACAAGGTCGCTCAGAGCGGGTTGATAACGATTGATTTGGCAGAGCATGCTCCAAAAGCCGCTATTGAAATTTATGATATCAAGGATAATTTATTCCATGGTCTGATCCTTAAGGAAAAAGACTTCAGGGAATTCATTAAAACCCATGACTGGACCCAATACAAGGACAAACATATCGGGATAATCTGTTCTGCAGATGCGATTGTGCCTACCTGGGCCTATATGCTCCTATCTACCAAATTAGCTGATCAAGCCTTATCGATCCATTTTGGGGATGAGGACTATGTGCGCAAGATCTTATTTGACCATGCCCTTTCTACCCTGGACTATAGTCAGTACCAGGACCAACGCATCGTAGTAAAAGGTTGCGGGGATATTCCGGTACCTGAGTCAGCCTTTGTTACATTTACAACACAATTAAGCAAGGTTGCCAAAAGCGTCATGTACGGAGAACCTTGTTCCACTGTCCCTGTATTCAAGCGAAAATCTTAA
- a CDS encoding SurA N-terminal domain-containing protein, translated as MGLMTSLRNRAGLVIFVIGLAIVAFLLGDAINVGTPFWQRSQNEVGSINGEGIDYQNFNVQVDQASQMYQQQMGGASSPQMRGFAVQQVWNQFLTQNLLNQEIDKIGLQVGKEELNSLLFGNNPSPQIIQAFTNPQTGQFDKNYLSAVIEQAKTNPEMNAQWEGLLQNVRNERLNQKYTNLINNSIYTTSLEAEYDYNSRNKLANFKYVMLDYASVKDSEIKLTDADYKEYYDKNKNAFKNPEEIRTLEYVLFDAKPNSADSALVLGEIQKLKTELQASTNDSSFVTINSENKYPVRYYTKGQLSPALDSVAFQTAAGTVVGPFLTQNVYEIAKVIAVKNSADSVNASHILINPATEGGVDKAMAKADSIKNLVQGGASFSALAVEFSADPNSKNNAGEIGTLTRGAFPELDETLFEGKTGDVKVVSTNYGVHIVKINRQIGNSQIAKLAIVDKSINSGKETTDAAYSKANQFYTAANKDNFNDIAKQQNVEILKNDRTVAMDNMLGGVEVPRELIRWAFEAKNGEVSDKVYETTDNFIVARVTNIQPKGIQPLESVKTLIEPVVKNLVKARMLKEKMNNALSGAGNIDQVAQKLGKNVQTVDNVVLANPVIPGVAVENAVVGTVFGLQPNKPSKSIEGKQGIYAVQVAGFVNPKALAGEELTTQQKQITEAKSQRSWGTILKALQDNAKIVDNRIKFY; from the coding sequence ATGGGATTAATGACCTCTTTGCGAAACCGTGCGGGCTTAGTCATTTTCGTGATCGGTTTGGCAATTGTTGCATTTTTATTGGGTGATGCCATCAATGTTGGTACCCCATTTTGGCAGAGAAGCCAAAATGAAGTGGGTAGTATCAATGGAGAAGGGATAGATTATCAAAACTTCAATGTACAAGTTGACCAAGCAAGCCAAATGTATCAACAACAAATGGGAGGAGCTTCCTCGCCACAGATGCGCGGATTTGCCGTACAGCAAGTATGGAACCAGTTTTTAACACAGAATTTATTAAATCAAGAAATTGATAAAATCGGTCTTCAGGTAGGTAAGGAAGAATTGAACAGCTTATTGTTCGGTAACAATCCTTCACCACAGATCATTCAAGCTTTCACCAACCCACAGACTGGTCAGTTTGACAAAAACTATCTTTCTGCAGTTATTGAACAAGCGAAAACTAACCCGGAGATGAATGCACAATGGGAAGGTTTATTGCAGAATGTGAGAAACGAACGTTTGAACCAGAAATACACGAACTTGATCAATAACAGCATCTACACCACTTCTTTAGAAGCTGAATATGATTACAATTCACGTAATAAACTTGCAAACTTCAAATATGTCATGTTAGACTATGCATCGGTAAAAGATTCAGAGATCAAATTGACAGATGCAGATTACAAGGAATATTACGATAAAAACAAAAATGCGTTCAAAAATCCAGAAGAGATCCGCACGTTAGAGTATGTTTTGTTTGATGCGAAACCAAATTCTGCTGACTCAGCATTAGTATTAGGTGAGATTCAAAAATTGAAAACAGAATTACAGGCTTCAACAAATGATTCAAGCTTCGTAACGATCAATTCAGAAAACAAATACCCTGTAAGATATTATACAAAAGGTCAATTGAGTCCGGCATTGGATTCAGTAGCTTTCCAAACGGCTGCTGGAACGGTTGTTGGTCCTTTCTTGACACAGAATGTTTACGAAATTGCGAAAGTAATCGCAGTAAAGAACAGTGCAGATTCAGTTAATGCAAGTCATATCTTGATCAATCCAGCTACAGAAGGTGGTGTTGATAAGGCCATGGCTAAAGCAGATTCGATCAAGAACTTGGTTCAAGGAGGAGCGAGCTTCTCAGCACTAGCGGTTGAGTTCAGCGCAGACCCTAACAGCAAAAACAATGCTGGCGAAATCGGTACATTGACTCGCGGTGCATTCCCTGAGCTTGATGAAACCTTATTCGAAGGTAAAACTGGTGATGTGAAAGTGGTATCGACCAATTATGGTGTTCATATCGTTAAAATCAACAGACAGATCGGTAATTCTCAAATTGCGAAACTTGCTATCGTAGACAAGAGCATCAATTCAGGAAAAGAAACTACAGATGCTGCATATTCTAAAGCGAACCAATTCTACACAGCAGCAAACAAGGATAATTTCAATGATATCGCGAAACAACAAAACGTTGAGATCTTGAAAAACGACCGTACTGTTGCTATGGACAATATGTTAGGTGGAGTTGAAGTACCTAGAGAGTTAATCCGTTGGGCTTTTGAGGCTAAAAACGGAGAGGTTAGCGACAAGGTTTATGAAACTACGGATAACTTTATCGTTGCAAGGGTAACCAACATTCAACCAAAGGGAATCCAGCCATTGGAATCAGTTAAGACATTAATTGAGCCAGTTGTTAAGAATTTAGTTAAAGCACGCATGTTGAAGGAGAAAATGAACAATGCATTGTCCGGAGCTGGGAACATCGATCAGGTGGCTCAGAAATTAGGCAAGAATGTTCAGACAGTAGACAATGTTGTTTTAGCGAACCCTGTAATTCCGGGCGTAGCTGTTGAGAATGCTGTCGTAGGTACAGTATTTGGTCTTCAGCCAAACAAACCATCTAAGTCTATCGAAGGAAAACAAGGCATCTATGCTGTTCAAGTGGCAGGTTTTGTAAATCCTAAGGCATTAGCTGGCGAGGAATTGACTACACAACAAAAGCAGATCACAGAAGCAAAATCGCAACGCTCATGGGGAACTATCTTGAAAGCCCTACAGGACAATGCGAAGATTGTTGACAATCGTATTAAATTCTATTAA
- the lptC gene encoding LPS export ABC transporter periplasmic protein LptC encodes MKISRILPLTIVLLGAILSIACENDTKDIDRLANIKQEEAVDISKDVTVVYSDSAKVKAELKAPEMRVYHDSTGNYEFKKGVLIIFFDDQAKEMQRVTSEYALQKRIEGLTEFRKNVVITKVDGTIIKTEELIYDEKNKKYYGSQPITAEYNDGRTSAQGTSFTADADFNDIRFMNGTAIHIPSADSQLPSFGN; translated from the coding sequence ATGAAAATATCGAGAATATTGCCCCTAACAATTGTTTTGCTAGGGGCAATCTTGTCAATTGCCTGTGAAAATGACACCAAGGACATCGATCGCTTGGCAAATATCAAGCAGGAAGAGGCCGTGGATATTTCCAAGGATGTAACGGTCGTATATAGTGATTCGGCGAAGGTAAAAGCTGAATTAAAGGCTCCTGAGATGCGTGTTTATCATGACAGTACCGGAAATTATGAGTTCAAGAAAGGTGTTCTGATTATTTTCTTCGACGACCAAGCCAAAGAGATGCAACGAGTAACCTCCGAATACGCTTTGCAGAAAAGGATTGAAGGATTGACCGAATTCCGGAAAAATGTAGTGATCACCAAGGTGGATGGGACGATAATCAAGACGGAAGAATTGATTTACGACGAGAAGAACAAGAAATACTATGGTAGTCAACCCATTACTGCGGAATACAATGATGGCCGGACCTCTGCACAGGGGACATCCTTCACGGCGGATGCAGATTTCAATGACATTCGATTTATGAACGGTACTGCCATTCATATTCCATCGGCAGACTCCCAGCTTCCTTCGTTTGGGAACTAA
- a CDS encoding DUF6427 family protein, producing the protein MLINQHRTLSGLNVFLVILVGTVLCLGVFYHLPEKLTPVLFEPGLDRLAGIRLGSNFSPSGNVLITLILTLLQAFSLNRVVNHFNLLGKPSFLTSLMFMTLVSLFIPFLVLSPTLICNFITIWMLQKLFNIYKHVDIKGIMFDLGLLVALGSLIYFPFIVMLLLIWSSLVIFRPFYWREWITPLLGVITVYFLLAVAYFWLERMDEFYQIFLPFTYAFPTKLNMDMHDYFVLIPIVISLGGFLFILKDNFFKSVVQIRKSFQLLFIMLLLIFGSFYLNQERSINHFLLCVPPLSIYLAYFFTHAKVKWFYETLYLVILSTIIYFQFF; encoded by the coding sequence ATGCTGATCAACCAACATCGAACACTTTCGGGTCTGAACGTATTTCTCGTTATTCTTGTTGGTACCGTATTATGCCTAGGTGTGTTCTACCATCTGCCTGAGAAACTGACTCCAGTTTTATTTGAACCAGGATTGGACCGCTTAGCTGGAATCCGTTTAGGATCCAACTTTTCACCTTCCGGCAATGTATTGATCACCTTGATCCTGACCTTGCTACAGGCATTTTCCTTAAATCGGGTAGTAAACCATTTCAACCTACTGGGAAAACCTAGCTTCCTGACGTCATTGATGTTCATGACCTTAGTGAGTCTATTCATCCCATTCTTGGTTCTATCGCCTACCCTAATCTGTAATTTCATTACCATTTGGATGCTCCAAAAGCTGTTCAATATCTACAAGCACGTGGATATTAAAGGGATCATGTTTGATCTTGGTCTTTTGGTGGCATTGGGAAGTTTAATCTATTTCCCGTTCATCGTGATGCTGTTGTTGATTTGGTCAAGCTTAGTCATATTCCGCCCTTTTTACTGGCGGGAATGGATCACACCATTATTAGGGGTGATAACGGTTTATTTCCTATTGGCGGTAGCTTACTTCTGGTTGGAAAGAATGGATGAGTTCTATCAGATATTCCTTCCCTTTACCTATGCATTTCCGACGAAACTGAACATGGATATGCATGATTATTTTGTCCTGATCCCTATTGTCATTTCGTTGGGAGGGTTTTTATTTATCTTGAAGGACAACTTTTTCAAGAGTGTTGTACAGATCAGAAAAAGCTTCCAGTTATTGTTTATCATGTTGTTATTGATCTTTGGTTCCTTTTATTTGAACCAGGAAAGATCGATCAATCACTTTTTGCTTTGTGTACCCCCTCTATCCATTTACCTAGCCTATTTTTTCACGCATGCCAAGGTGAAATGGTTTTACGAAACGCTATATCTAGTCATATTATCCACAATTATCTATTTTCAATTTTTCTAA